Below is a genomic region from Leptospirales bacterium.
TCATAGGCGGCGCGCAATTTCGGCTTCTGCCAGTCGCTGAACACATTGCGTACGTTGTAGTTGCCAGGAAAACGGCGGCCGTCCCCCGCCTGAAAATAGTAGCGATCTCCAAACAATCCGCTTTCTCGAATAAAGCGATAACGCACGACGCCGCCCTGCGGCGCGTATTCTACCGCCGCCCAGCGCCTGGTCCACAGATAGCTTTCTACTGTATTCGATTGCTGACCGGGGCCATAGAGAATCAGAACAGCAATCAGAATGACGGCCGCCACTCCGGCGACGAGATAAGGGTTGATGCGCGGCACGATCCTCGCCTCCTCTCAGGACGGCTCGATGAAGCGTCGCTTGCGCCGGTAGAGCGTCACCGCCAGTGCCAGAGCGCCGGTCATCGCCAGCGGAAAGACAAATACACAGAGTACGATCAAGCGCAGCTTCAGCTCATCGCTGACCAGCACGCTGCGGCTTTCACGTTCGCCTGGTGTGATGCCAGCAGCCAGCGGATTCTCTACCATCCAGAGCAGGGTTTGCGCCGCCAGCGCCAGGTTCACGTTCTCCACGCCCATGCGCGCGTGACGGTCGGCCAGCCAGTCCGTCCCGGAGAAAATGGCCAGCTTCGGTCCGCCGGCCAGATCCGGTTTTTCAAAGGCCGCGCCAAGGGTGTAGCGTTCCTGCGGCTCGCTGTCTTCGCGTCGGGCGTTCTGGTTGCGGTCGTCGAAAGTATTGTAACTGCTGAACAGAATGGCCGTTGGCGCCAGTTCGCGCAGCGAAGCAACGGATGTACGAACTACGCGCTCATTGCGATCATCAGCGGGCGGCGCGCCTGCTGCGGGCGACTGTTGATCAGCAGGCGGTACAGCGACAGGCGATGCGCCAGGCGCTTGCTTGAGCGCGCCAAAATCAGGGCCGACCAACAAATACCGCCGGGCGCCAGAGCTGTAGGCGTCCGTAATGCGGTGCGTGCCGTAGCTGTCGGTCAGCAGGACGCCGCTGAGCGTAGTATTGGTAAGCCGGGCGCGCTGCAGCGCATAGTCGCCGGGAACTTCTTTCAACAGCCAGGACAGATCCTCCGCACCGCGCGGATCAATGCATGCAAAGACCTTGCCTCCCGATTTCAGAAATTGCAGCACGGATTCGCGCGCCGGCTGCGAAAAAGGAGTAGTGGGGCCAACAATGAAAAGTACATCGGCGTCATCCGGGATTTTTCCGGGCCAGCCATTGCTGGAATCGAGGGTACGTACGCTGACGTTGAAATAACGCAATTGCTCTTTGAGCAGTTCGATGGCCGCCGGATTGCCCTCGCTGGCCGGGATCGCGTAGCGTTCGCCATTGATAGATGTAAAGTAAGCGTTGCGCGCCGGCGCCGCAACGTAGACCAGGGCGCGCACCGATTCGCGCTCCAGTTTCTTCAAATCGCTTTCGGTATTTACGTAGATCCGCCGCTCCACGTAGGGACGATCGGAAACCACATTGCCGACATCCGGTTTGAGCGTTCGAAAAATAATCGTTCCGTTGGCAACATTGCCAAACTCCGCGGTATTGAAGGCCTCCAGATCAGCGTTCAAAAAGTGCAGACGGATTCGCGAATTGATGATCGGCAACTGGTCCAGCATCAGGCGAATATCATCCTCGTACTTGGAAACCTCGCTGATGGGCGCATCGCTGCGACGCTGGCTCCACTGTTTCTCCGGCAGAAAGACGTAGACATCGACATCGCGCTGCACCGATCGAATGATCGAGCGGCCGTTTTCGCTGTAGGAGTAGTAGCCAGGCGTCAGATCAAGGGTCGGGTTGCGCAGGGTGACGCCGTAGTTGACCAGAACTACCGCAGGGAGGACAGCAAAGATCGAATAGGCGGCGCGCCGCAGGTATTGTGCGCGATGCTCGCGCACCGAGAGACTGGCGCGGGCCTCCACGCTTTCGCTGAGGCCGGCCATGATGCGATAGACCGCCGAAGCAGCGTAGGAAAGCAAGAAGAGCGCAAGCAGCAACAGTCGCAGCCGCGGTAGCAGTGCGCTATCGTCGGCCTGGGCGCCAGCAGGCGCTTCCAAAAAGAAGCGCGTAAAATAGGCAAGCGCTGCAAATGCGGCCAGGCCCCAGCTTGCCAGTGTTGCGCCTTCCAGTCGCGGCAAGAGCTGGCGGCTACGCGCCAGTAAGCCAACCAAAGGATCGAGTAAGGCGACAGCCGCGCCCAGTCCAAGCGCAATCATACCCCAGATCGAATCCAGGAAGAGCGTCGCAAGGTAGAGGCCCAGCGAACCGCTAAGATAGATCCAGCCGCCAGAGCGTTGAAAGAATTTTGTCAATGCCATCATAGGATATGTCTCAGTTGCCGCCGGCGCGCCAGCGCCGCGATTCAAGCACCTTCACAGTCAAAAAGAGAAAGAGAACCGTCATACTTCCAAAGAAGACGACTCCCTTCAGCGGGATCACGCCGCGGGTGAAGGCAAAGAATTGATTCAGGCCGTGCGGGTAGGTCAGGATACTGCGCGCTGGCTCCGGCAACAGTCCGGCAGCAAAGGAAACCACTTCAAACAGAATGGCCAGGCCAAAGCCAGCGGCAATCGAAACCAGTTGGTTGTCGGATATGCTCGAGGCAAACATCCCCACGCTATAGTAAAAAAGCCCGCCAAGCAGCAGACCAACAAAGCCGGTAAAGGCGATCGCCAGCGGCGCCTCGGCCACGCCGAAGATATTGATGGCCACTACAAGGAAGGCCAATACCAAGATCGAAATGACGCCCATGGCGTATTTGCCCAGCGTCAACTCCAGATCGGACACCGGCAGGGTATAGAGGAGCTCCAGCGTCCCCTGGCGACGCTCATTCACAAAAGCGGCCATGGATAGGGTCAGGGCCGCAATCATAATTCCTACGTAGTACACATAGAATAGTCCGCGGGCGACTTGCTCATAGGTGGCCCCGCTTTGCCCCTGAACAATGGCGTTCAGCAGCCCGCAGGCCACCATAGTGACCGCCAGAGCCACCACCGGCAGATTGGAACCCAGAAAGGAAGCCCACTCCTTGCGAAAGACATGCGCCGACACGCGCAGCAATCGCAGCTGACCCAATTGTCCTGCCATCTGCAGTACTTGCCTCATCGCATCGCCTCCGCGCCCTCGCGGGTCAATTGCATGAACTTCTCCTCCAGATGAGCGTGGATGGCATCGCCGCTGAGTTCGCCAGCCAGGCGACCGCGATGTATGATCACTACGCGGTCGCAGGTGCGACTGACCTCCGCCAGAATGTGACTGGAAAGCAGCACTGTGTGCTTTCCGGCCAGGGTGCGAATCAATTTGCGAACCTCAACGATTTGCACCGGGTCCAGTCCGGATATGGGCTCATCCAGAATCAACACCGGCGGCTCGCCAATCAGCGCCTGGGCCAGCCCGACGCGTTTGCGGTAGCCAAGCGACAGGGTGCGGATCAAAGCGCGGCGCGCCGGACCAAGCTGGGTCTGCTCAATGACGCGCGTAAATTCGGCGTCAAAATCGGACTCGGCAACGCCGCGCAGCCGGGCCACAAAGTGCAAATAGTCTTCTACGGTAAGCTCCGGGTAGAGCGGCGGCATCTCCGGCAAGTAGCCGATTTTGCCCTTTACTTCGAGCGGCCGCGAAAAAACATCGATGCCGTCGATGGAGCATTCTCCGGAGCTTGGCATCAAGTAGCCAGTCAGCACGCGAATCGCGGTCGTCTTGCCGGCGCCATTGAGGCCCAGAAGGCCGACCACCTCGCCCCGGTTGATCGTCAGGCTGACGTCCTGCAGCGCCGGGCTTTGACCGTAG
It encodes:
- a CDS encoding GldG family protein, with product MMALTKFFQRSGGWIYLSGSLGLYLATLFLDSIWGMIALGLGAAVALLDPLVGLLARSRQLLPRLEGATLASWGLAAFAALAYFTRFFLEAPAGAQADDSALLPRLRLLLLALFLLSYAASAVYRIMAGLSESVEARASLSVREHRAQYLRRAAYSIFAVLPAVVLVNYGVTLRNPTLDLTPGYYSYSENGRSIIRSVQRDVDVYVFLPEKQWSQRRSDAPISEVSKYEDDIRLMLDQLPIINSRIRLHFLNADLEAFNTAEFGNVANGTIIFRTLKPDVGNVVSDRPYVERRIYVNTESDLKKLERESVRALVYVAAPARNAYFTSINGERYAIPASEGNPAAIELLKEQLRYFNVSVRTLDSSNGWPGKIPDDADVLFIVGPTTPFSQPARESVLQFLKSGGKVFACIDPRGAEDLSWLLKEVPGDYALQRARLTNTTLSGVLLTDSYGTHRITDAYSSGARRYLLVGPDFGALKQAPGASPVAVPPADQQSPAAGAPPADDRNERVVRTSVASLRELAPTAILFSSYNTFDDRNQNARREDSEPQERYTLGAAFEKPDLAGGPKLAIFSGTDWLADRHARMGVENVNLALAAQTLLWMVENPLAAGITPGERESRSVLVSDELKLRLIVLCVFVFPLAMTGALALAVTLYRRKRRFIEPS
- a CDS encoding ABC transporter permease, whose translation is MRQVLQMAGQLGQLRLLRVSAHVFRKEWASFLGSNLPVVALAVTMVACGLLNAIVQGQSGATYEQVARGLFYVYYVGIMIAALTLSMAAFVNERRQGTLELLYTLPVSDLELTLGKYAMGVISILVLAFLVVAINIFGVAEAPLAIAFTGFVGLLLGGLFYYSVGMFASSISDNQLVSIAAGFGLAILFEVVSFAAGLLPEPARSILTYPHGLNQFFAFTRGVIPLKGVVFFGSMTVLFLFLTVKVLESRRWRAGGN
- a CDS encoding ABC transporter ATP-binding protein; translation: MIKIQGLTKFYGQSPALQDVSLTINRGEVVGLLGLNGAGKTTAIRVLTGYLMPSSGECSIDGIDVFSRPLEVKGKIGYLPEMPPLYPELTVEDYLHFVARLRGVAESDFDAEFTRVIEQTQLGPARRALIRTLSLGYRKRVGLAQALIGEPPVLILDEPISGLDPVQIVEVRKLIRTLAGKHTVLLSSHILAEVSRTCDRVVIIHRGRLAGELSGDAIHAHLEEKFMQLTREGAEAMR